The window AATCCCCTACCATCAAAATTTTTACTGATCCTCTTACCCAATATATGCAAGGAAAAGCCGAAAATGTTTATCAGCATCAATTAGCTGAGTATGAAGCTATAAAAGCTGATAAATCCATTGATAATAAACCTCCCAAACCTAACGCCATTGAATATTATGTTTCCGATGTAACTTCTGAATGTTTAGCTCAAATTATCAATGAGCAACCCCATAAGGGATTTCTTATGTATTATGATGAATTATCAGGTTTAATTAAACAGAATAATGCTTATCGTGGCGGACGAGGGGCAGACCAAGAAAAAATACTCTCAGGACGTGATGGCACTGGTTGGAAGGTTAATCGTAAAGGGGGAGATCGCTTCCATAATAGTCGTTCTACTTATTCGATTTTAGGAGCAATTACCCCTGATATTTTGCGTCAGCAAATGGGAACTTGTCAGGATGAATCGGGATACTGGGCAAGATTTTGTTACTCTTATTTACCGATGAAAAAGTGTAAATTCCCTGATAATGAGTTGAATATTGATATTTATCCAATGTTATGTAGCTTATACGAGAATTTAGAACGTTTACCTGCTTATCAATATCATTTATGTCCATTAGGGGTAAATATTTATGAGGATTTCTTCAATGAGATGGAAGATAATAAGATTAACGAGCCAAATCAAGCTATGAGAACTGTTTACGCAAAATTTAAACGAGTGGCCGGAGAAATAGCTCTTTTACTTCAATCTCTCCATAAAGCCTTTTATCACATAGATGATGAGAATAATGAAATTACCTATATTGACCCTGAGTTTGTAGCGATGGGAGTGGAATTAGCTAAACGTTATATCTCTGAAATAAAAGCTATTTATCTTCGTCATGAAGGTAGCGATGAAAAGAATTTATCCCCAATTTATTCTCGTATCATTATGTTATCTCAGCGTAAAGGTTGGTTAAAAGCACGGGATTTAAAACAGGGCGATCGTTATTTTCGGAAATTAACTACGGTGGAGATTCGTCATCATTTTCAAAACTTAATTGATTTAGGATTCGGAGTAATTAGGGGAGTCGGCAAGGCAATGGAATGGTGCTTCTCGAACTCAGAAACTGAAAGCCTACATAATTTAAAGAAAGGCGAACAGAAGCGAGTAACTCAGAATTTAACATCTAATAAACCTGAACCATATAGTTATGCTTACCAACCATCACCTCCAAACTCAGAACTTATAACTCACAATTCAAACTATCATTCTTTAACCTTTAATGTTGACAATGTTGACGAATTTGTTGACAATCAAAATCAGCCTCAAAATACTGAAAATAATAAAGTTAAGTCAGTTATCCCCATAAATATTGACAATGTTGACAATTATTCAAACAGAGAAATTAAAACCGAAAAATCCGAACTGCTCAAGAATGAGTTAAATAACAATAAGTCAGAAATCATCCCTAATCCTCATACTCAGTTATCAACTACCGTAAATATTGAGGATAGTGATTCAATTCTTTCCTCTAACTCATTTTATGAACCATCTAGTCCTTCTGATATTCTTCAAGACAAACCCACTCAGGGATCAGAACTAAAAAGTGAGCCTTTAGCCCCTCAATCTCCCTCATTGAAGTCAGACAGTAAACCAAAAACGACCAAAAATTCTTCTCTATCTCATCAACACCAAAATACTAATCTATCTCAATCTTCTATTAATCCAAAACCCAGATTTGACGGTGGAGATAAATATGAGGGATTATATGCGATTGTACCGGTGGAATATGCAAAAAGCCAAATTTTAGTCAATTTAAGACAAGAAAAAAGCTATCTAATTGGTAAAGAATCAGGAATGACAAAATGGATTAAAGTACCTCTTTCTAAAGTAATTGAATATCGACAAAAATAATGATAAATAAATCACTCACAATTATTTATACTTTATCATCAACTCTCAGATTTTCTGGAGAATAGGATGCTAACATTCAAATATTCTCAAAAAAATAGGAGTTATTTCTATTTATTTTAATGTTACTCATTTTGAAGCGTTAAGCAAAATTAATAGTATGAAAATAAAAAGTTTAATTATTTATTAAAATAAATAAATATATTAATAAAAATTGTCACTATTACTCTAAAAATTGCGAAGATTTAATAAGAGAATAAACCAGAAAATAAATGATATAATAAATAAAATAAGATAGCAAAAATCAAGATGAAATTTGTTCTTTCTTGACTTGCTATCAACCTAAAATGCAACTATCATGATAACAAATGAAATGGAGTAATTATCAACAAAAAATATTTGAGTCGATCGCCCCGAGTCATAATATGCTGATTGAAGCAGTAGCAGGTAGTGGTAAAACTACTACGATTATAGAAATTGTTAAACTCTTGAAAAAAAAAGGATTAGTGTCTCGAAATAATGGCAATGGATTAGTCTGTGCTTTTAATAAACACATCGAAGTAACACTATCCCAGAAAATAAAAGGAACTAAATTTGTCTCTAAAACCCTAAATGCGATCGGACACGGTATTTTAGTGCGACATAGTTACCCTCGACAAATCAAAATAAATACCAATAAATATTATTCAATATGTGAACAAGTAATCGATTATTTTTCTCCTTCTTATTTATTCGAATTAAAGTTGAAAGGGTTAGTAAATGCAGAATATAAAGGAAAAAAGAACGGGGTAATTGGTTTTGAGAGATTAAAAGCTCGAAGAAAGTCTGATTATCCTTATGTTTTCGATGAATTTAATGATTTTGTCCAAGTAGTCAATACCTGTCGTAAAGAATATTCAAAACATTTCTTGTCCATCGAGGACTTACAGAATCTGATGGCGGAATATCCTCTTGAAATATCAGATTATCTCAAAAAGAAAGAATTACATCAAACCATCGCCGTTGAAGCTATCAATAAAGCTCTTGAGTACGGCATCAATAGTTACCTCAATGAAAGTACGATCGACTTTAGCGACCAACTGTGGCTACCTCTAACAATGGGATTATTCCCCATTACTAAATATGATTGGATTATTGTTGATGAATCTCAAGATTTAAACTTAAATCAGGCAAGACTAATTAAAGTATTGGGAAAATCAAGCAGTACCTATATCTTTGTCGGAGACTCAAAACAAAGTATTTATTTGTTTAACGGTGCAAAACCAGATTGTATGAGTTTAATTAAAAAGTATTTTAATTGTAATAAATATCCTTTATCTTTATGTTATCGATGTCCGCCTAATCATCTGAAATTAGCCAAAGAATATAATCCCCAGATAGAAGCCTTTAAACAAGAAGATGGACTAATTAAACAGTTAACCATTACAGAAGTTCGAGATTTAGTCAAAGGTTGTTATCAGACAGGAACAGAAATCTTATTAATTTCTCGACTCAATTATATTTTCTTTGATGTACTTTGTCAGTGTGCTTTTGGGGATAAAATTAAGGTTTCTTTGTTGGGTAAAGATTTGGCTGGAGAATTAGTGAAACTAGCTCGTCAAATATTACCTAGTCGTTTTACAGATTTTAGTAAAATTAATCAAATTCTCAATGGTTATGTTGAATATTATTCAGAACAGATGGATAGTAGCAAAGCCGATTATTGCAAATGTTTAATGTCCACTTGGCGTTATATTGAACCATCTACTATCAATGATTTAGAGAATGTATTAAACTCGGTTATTATTTCAGAGGGAGTAATCAAATTCGGTAGTATTCATCGGGCAAAAGGAACAGAATCTGATCATGTAGTCATCTTAGGTGATAATCTTTTACCTTATATTCCGACTAACCGAGAATTAACTTCTAAAGAAACCCAACAGGAAGAGAATCTTACCTATGTTGCTTTTACTAGGAGTAAAAAAAATCTTTATCTTGTACCTTACACGAATGGCAATGATGAACATCGTGAAGTTGAGTTAAATCTCAATGATGATAATATTTTCGGTGCTGATATTAATTATGGATTTTAATAGAGATAAAAATGAAAACTAATGTAATTGCTTTATTTAATCAAGCGGGGGGGGTAGGCAAATCTACTCTTACCATGAATTTGGGTTATGCCCTTGCCAAGAAAAAAAAGAAGGTTTTACTATTGGATTTAGATCCTCAAGCCTCTCTTACTACTTTTATGGGTATTGAACCCCATGAGTTAGATATTACTGTTTATGATGCTCTAGTCGAAACGTTTCACCTAAACATTAAAAATAAGATACATGGTTTGGATTTAGCTCCAACAAACATTAATCTTAGTTTAGCGGAAATGGAATTAGTATCAGCTTTAAATCGAGAGCAACGTTTAAAACAAGTTCTTTTCCCTATATTGCCTAATTACGATTTTATTCTGATTGATTGCCCTCCTAGTTTGGGTATTTTATCGATTTTAGCTTTAACGGCGGCGACTCATTTATTAGTTCCGATTGAAACTGAATTTAAAAGTTATTTTGGTACTGGGTTATTATTGGATACGGTAGCTCGTATTCGTCGTCATGTTAATCCTGATTTAGATTTTGCTGGTTTTGTACCGATGAAATTTGATAAAAGACGTTCTCAACATCTTCGGACTTATGAGCAAATGAAAGAAGAATTGACTAAATTAGGTACTGTATTTACACCTATTCCTGACTCCACTGTTTTTCCAGATAGCACTGAGGAAAGATTACCTTTAGCTTTATATAAACCCAAACATCCAGCAGTGAAAGTTTTTAATGATATTGCTAAACATTTACTACAACTGAATAAATGAATGATATATGAGAATATTTGATTCGGAAAGGTTTTGAATTTTTATCACTATCGAAGATTTTACTTCTAACTCAATTAATATTGGTTATCTTAGGTGAAACGTTTCGCCTAATGGTTTGAACTGTTAAACACTTATCTTTTTCTCGCTTTTTAATAAACTTATCACCTATCTTAATTATCAATGGCTAGTAAGAAAACACCGTTAAAAACCAGTTTAAATAATCGTATCGATGCTTTATTTGGGGGGGATAATCAAGATTTACAATCTTCTCAAAGACCTAAGACTATGGCAATTGATGTATTAATATTACCCGAATATCAACCCCGGCAATATTTTGATTCGGAAAGTATCTCTCAATTAGCAGAAAGTATCAAAGTTCATGGTATCTTAGAACCTTTATTAGTGCGTCCCGCTGGCGAAGGTAAATATGAAGTGGTGGCAGGAGGAAGACGTTATCGAGCAGTTCAACTTTTATCTTTAACGGAAGTACCTGTAATTATTCTTAATTTGACTGATGATGAAGCCCTAGAAATCGCCATTTTAGAGAATTTACAACGAGAAAATCTTAATCCCATTGAAGAAACAGAAGCTATTTTAAAGTTACTTTCAGGAAAATTAAATCAAGATGTGCAAGAAGTAATCTCTTTGCTTTATCGTTTAAGAAATGAAGGGAAGGAAGAATTTAAGCGAAACGTTTCACCTAACTCAGAAATAGTGGAGACGGTCTTTCAAACGGTAGGAATTACGGCTAAGTCTTTTGTGGAAACGAGATTACCTTTACTGAAATTACCATCAGATATTTTATCGGTTCTCAGACAAGGGAAAATAGCTTATACAAAAGCGATCGCACTTAGTAAAATAAAAGATGAACAACAACGGGAAAAGTTATTGAAAGATGCAATCGAGCTTAATTTATCGGTCAGACAGATAAAGGCAAGGATAAAAGAATTAAATAAAAGAGAAACAAAAGATACCCCTTCGATAAAAATAGATATAACGGTAAAACAGATGAAGAAAAAGAAATTATGGGAAACAGAACCGAAGAAGTGGGAGAAGGTAGAGAAACTATTGGAAAAGATTAATTTATTGTTAGAAGATTAAAAGTTTTTTTCTTAGGAATTTATTTCGCTCGATAAATAAGAGGATAATTTTCAGGTTCAACGAAAACATCGGTACAATCAGTTTTTGCTCGATATTCTAATAATGTAAAATTTGAACCATTGATTTTATAGGTAGCTAATGCTCCTATATTTTTTGCACATCCAGAAATAGTATGGATTTTAAGAATCGAGGGGTTTTTCTCGTCACGATAAATGAATCCGGCGAAATTATCAACATTAGTTCTTTCTAATTTACCTAATTCATTTTCTTGAAACCCGTCTAATTTTAAGAGCTCTATTTGATTACCTGAATTGGTTTTGACATACTTAACAAAAGAAAAATTAGTCTGATAGGCAGCTAAAAAACAATAAAAAATAACAATATATTCCTGTTGATTGAATTTAATAACTTCTGATACTGTTTGTGCATAATCCCAAACAAGGGCATCTGGACATAAATTAATTTTCTTTCTATTTTTATATACTTCTTGTATAATTTCCTGATTTTGATTATTGGCTAAAACAATAAAATTAGGAATGAAAGATATAAAAAAAGTGATAATTATAATTAAATATTTTTTATTCATATTCAAAAGTACGGCATTGACCATCATAATAACCAGTCCTGATATGGTTTGGTAAGATCATTCTATCCCCACAATCAGAACTAATTTCCTCCTCTCTATTACCGTACAGTTTCCCCCTTTCTCCCTAATCCCATCAATATAACTCACTATCTCTGTCCCTAATACTTGATAATGCGATCGCTCTATGATTCTGGCAATAAATGGAGAAGCGACCAATACGCCACCAATTAGAATAACAATTATCTGAACTGTCTGAAAGTTAATTTTATCTAGCTTCATCAGACAATTTAATTTATCAGTACTAGGAAAGGGAGAAGGCTGTAAATATTTACAGTTCTATTGGTGAGAAAAAAAATAATAATTTCTATTAATTTTCTTCAAGCAAGTCATCAAAAGTGAGGTCAAAACTATTATCAATAATATTTAAAGGAGAAGTCTTTTCTATACTTTTCTTAAACGCTCCTCTTTTTCTTGTATTTTGTTTTGATAAGTCTCTAATATCAATTAAATTTCCATGTTGAAATTTTAATTCTAATAATGTGTTATATGCTGTTCCCTTTTGATAACCCATGTGAATATAGAGAGTATCAATTAGTTCTTTAGCAATCCTGATTACTCCCGTAAAATCAGTAAGT is drawn from Cyanobacterium aponinum PCC 10605 and contains these coding sequences:
- a CDS encoding DUF3987 domain-containing protein produces the protein MKPIKEVTKQNPCPHCGKPDWCYSIGNLSVCNRDNPPADGWYQTNKTDRDGHFYYAPIHDLPEKQPKQSNTRTWEYLDPTGNKLVRVVRIDPQKIIWQEYWLEHPDLAKFRTEGYWVKLSQKDYDKGKCTQAQWELFNQLKEEKRQHIPIYRYHEIQKAISENKTIFIVEGESCADKLWELGIPATTNIGGSKKWRSSHTQDLLEGSRERSAVPSIVLCPDRDKPGVEHTERIYQDFPHAQWLYAFPLSPLWNVSLPHSNGLDIEDWIDELKHSYRLSDNQIVKTIYSSIENYRNLNSELNTDLFNQSLSVNNVNTLSSNSVGVGNSSVNKSVSTSINNHQQCQQMNEAELIAKLHEIIDIAPSKSTITVLFFQLSKSTGRSVNEIRKLYQDLIADIEKENDRPIVKQEIKQLLTLESTHLDLGDYLPIEMVKPLNHIAEILGSNSLSQLTALLPVVASIINPDTKLTLVKSSKFYARPIFYSAVVGESGCAKSPTIKIFTDPLTQYMQGKAENVYQHQLAEYEAIKADKSIDNKPPKPNAIEYYVSDVTSECLAQIINEQPHKGFLMYYDELSGLIKQNNAYRGGRGADQEKILSGRDGTGWKVNRKGGDRFHNSRSTYSILGAITPDILRQQMGTCQDESGYWARFCYSYLPMKKCKFPDNELNIDIYPMLCSLYENLERLPAYQYHLCPLGVNIYEDFFNEMEDNKINEPNQAMRTVYAKFKRVAGEIALLLQSLHKAFYHIDDENNEITYIDPEFVAMGVELAKRYISEIKAIYLRHEGSDEKNLSPIYSRIIMLSQRKGWLKARDLKQGDRYFRKLTTVEIRHHFQNLIDLGFGVIRGVGKAMEWCFSNSETESLHNLKKGEQKRVTQNLTSNKPEPYSYAYQPSPPNSELITHNSNYHSLTFNVDNVDEFVDNQNQPQNTENNKVKSVIPINIDNVDNYSNREIKTEKSELLKNELNNNKSEIIPNPHTQLSTTVNIEDSDSILSSNSFYEPSSPSDILQDKPTQGSELKSEPLAPQSPSLKSDSKPKTTKNSSLSHQHQNTNLSQSSINPKPRFDGGDKYEGLYAIVPVEYAKSQILVNLRQEKSYLIGKESGMTKWIKVPLSKVIEYRQK
- a CDS encoding UvrD-helicase domain-containing protein, producing the protein MKWSNYQQKIFESIAPSHNMLIEAVAGSGKTTTIIEIVKLLKKKGLVSRNNGNGLVCAFNKHIEVTLSQKIKGTKFVSKTLNAIGHGILVRHSYPRQIKINTNKYYSICEQVIDYFSPSYLFELKLKGLVNAEYKGKKNGVIGFERLKARRKSDYPYVFDEFNDFVQVVNTCRKEYSKHFLSIEDLQNLMAEYPLEISDYLKKKELHQTIAVEAINKALEYGINSYLNESTIDFSDQLWLPLTMGLFPITKYDWIIVDESQDLNLNQARLIKVLGKSSSTYIFVGDSKQSIYLFNGAKPDCMSLIKKYFNCNKYPLSLCYRCPPNHLKLAKEYNPQIEAFKQEDGLIKQLTITEVRDLVKGCYQTGTEILLISRLNYIFFDVLCQCAFGDKIKVSLLGKDLAGELVKLARQILPSRFTDFSKINQILNGYVEYYSEQMDSSKADYCKCLMSTWRYIEPSTINDLENVLNSVIISEGVIKFGSIHRAKGTESDHVVILGDNLLPYIPTNRELTSKETQQEENLTYVAFTRSKKNLYLVPYTNGNDEHREVELNLNDDNIFGADINYGF
- a CDS encoding ParA family protein translates to MKTNVIALFNQAGGVGKSTLTMNLGYALAKKKKKVLLLDLDPQASLTTFMGIEPHELDITVYDALVETFHLNIKNKIHGLDLAPTNINLSLAEMELVSALNREQRLKQVLFPILPNYDFILIDCPPSLGILSILALTAATHLLVPIETEFKSYFGTGLLLDTVARIRRHVNPDLDFAGFVPMKFDKRRSQHLRTYEQMKEELTKLGTVFTPIPDSTVFPDSTEERLPLALYKPKHPAVKVFNDIAKHLLQLNK
- a CDS encoding ParB/RepB/Spo0J family partition protein; translation: MASKKTPLKTSLNNRIDALFGGDNQDLQSSQRPKTMAIDVLILPEYQPRQYFDSESISQLAESIKVHGILEPLLVRPAGEGKYEVVAGGRRYRAVQLLSLTEVPVIILNLTDDEALEIAILENLQRENLNPIEETEAILKLLSGKLNQDVQEVISLLYRLRNEGKEEFKRNVSPNSEIVETVFQTVGITAKSFVETRLPLLKLPSDILSVLRQGKIAYTKAIALSKIKDEQQREKLLKDAIELNLSVRQIKARIKELNKRETKDTPSIKIDITVKQMKKKKLWETEPKKWEKVEKLLEKINLLLED